A genomic region of Acipenser ruthenus chromosome 9, fAciRut3.2 maternal haplotype, whole genome shotgun sequence contains the following coding sequences:
- the LOC117405102 gene encoding male-specific lethal 3 homolog isoform X2, with amino-acid sequence MNSRGMKFKFHKGEKVLCFEPDPTKAKVLYDAKVVDVVSGKDEKGRKVPEYLIHFNGWNRSWDRWAAEGHVLRDTDENRTLQRKLARKAVARMRRKGRRKRRCRLPGVDSVLKTLPEEEKEENDDNSLISSSEDSDEDDSDDDESLKSEESDLEETAEMKEDQDIHPKKDMEDKAINIEIPEVLKKKLEDDCYYINKRKKLVKLPCQMNIVNILESYVKHFAINAAFSANERCRHHLTTSQINLNPHYVPPEKNVELCKEMVDGLRITFDFTLPMILLYPYEHAQFKKVTSSKFFLPIKDNSASSSRSLEELSPSPPPLHPSTPQSTDSQPTVSEVSTPKRKKAEPEAQQPLRRSTRHASGGDRLSESSASPQPKRRHAETPAPLPKLFLHLDKKTPVHSGSSSPLTLTPSKEGSSMLSGREGRRNNELNEVLCWKLTPDNYPQSDQPPPPSYMYGSQHLLRLFVKLPEILGKMHIPDKNLKALVKHLELFLRFLAEFHEDFFPESAYVSASEAHYSMKHPRAIY; translated from the exons ATGAACTCTCGGGGAATGAAATTTAAATTTCACAAAGGAGAGAAAGTCCTCTGCTTCGAACCAGATCCAACAAAGGCCAAAGTGCTTTACGATGCTAAG GTTGTAGATGTTGTCAGTGGAAAAGATGAAAAGGGTAGGAAAGTCCCAGAGTATCTAATTCACTTTAATGGTTGGAACAGAAG TTGGGATAGATGGGCAGCAGAGGGTCATGTCCTTCGTGACACGGATGAAAACCGCACATTACAACGTAAACTGGCCAGAAAAGCTGTGGCTCGCAT GAGGAGAAAGGGAAGAAGGAAGCGACGCTGTCGTCTGCCTGGTGTTGACTCTGTGTTAAAAACTCTTCCTGAAGAGGAAAAAGAGGAAAATGATGACAATT CTTTAATTTCGTCTTCTGAAGACAGTGATGAGGACGATTCTGATGACGACGAATCATTAAAAAGTGAGGAGAGTGATCTTGAAGAAACTGCAGAAATG AAAGAAGATCAAGACATTCACCCTAAAAAGGACATGGAGGATAAAGCAATAAACATAGAAATCCCTGAGGTCTTGAAGAAGAAGCTGGAAGATGATTGTTACTACATTAACAAGAGAAAAAAG CTGGTGAAACTTCCTTGCCAGATGAACATTGTCAACATCTTGGAGTCCTACGTGAAACATTTTGCGATTAATGCAGCTTTTTCAGCAAATGAAAGATGCCGGCATCATCTGACTACCTCGCAGATTAATCTAAATCCTCATTATGTCCCACCAGAAAAGAA TGTTGAACTTTGTAAAGAAATGGTGGATGGTTTGCGGATTACCTTTGACTTCACACTTCCAATGATCCTGCTGTACCCTTATGAACATGCCCAGTTCAAGAAGGTGACGTCTTCCAAGTTCTTTCTACCAATCAAAGACAACTCTGCCAGTTCCAGCAG gagcCTTGAAGAGCTGTCTCCTAGTCCCCCTCCTCTGCACCCCTCCACACCCCAGTCCACGGATAGCCAGCCCACAGTGAGCGAAGTCTCCACGCCCAAGCGCAAGAAAGCAGAGCCCGAAGCCCAGCAGCCACTACGGAGATCGACGAGACACGCATCTGGGGGAGACCGGCTCTCCGAAAGCAGTGCCTCCCCACAGCCCAAGCGCCGTCATGCAGAGACCCCCGCTCCACTGCCAAAGCTGTTCCTGCATTTAGACAAGA AAACTCCTGTTCACAGCGGCTCCTCTTCTCCTCTTACACTGACTCCAAGCAAAGAGGGAAGCTCAATGTTATCGGGACGGGAAGGGAGGAGAAATAATGAACTAAATGAG GTGCTGTGTTGGAAACTGACCCCTGACAATTATCCACAGAGTGATCAGCCCCCTCCTCCATCATACATGTATGGATCACAACATCTGCTCCGCCTCTTTG ttaagCTTCCAGAAATCCTGGGAAAGATGCACATTCCTGACAAAAATCTGAAGGCTTTAGTGAAGCATCTGGAGTTGTTCCTGAG gtTTTTGGCAGAGTTCCATGAGGATTTCTTTCCCGAATCTGCGTATGTATCTGCGTCAGAGGCCCACTACAGCATGAAACACCCACGGGCGATCTACTGA
- the LOC117405102 gene encoding male-specific lethal 3 homolog isoform X1 — protein MNSRGMKFKFHKGEKVLCFEPDPTKAKVLYDAKVVDVVSGKDEKGRKVPEYLIHFNGWNRSWDRWAAEGHVLRDTDENRTLQRKLARKAVARMRRKGRRKRRCRLPGVDSVLKTLPEEEKEENDDNSLISSSEDSDEDDSDDDESLKSEESDLEETAEMNEDQFILGQVSPSIAQLIHLDQSLRNPWQGPIKEDQDIHPKKDMEDKAINIEIPEVLKKKLEDDCYYINKRKKLVKLPCQMNIVNILESYVKHFAINAAFSANERCRHHLTTSQINLNPHYVPPEKNVELCKEMVDGLRITFDFTLPMILLYPYEHAQFKKVTSSKFFLPIKDNSASSSRSLEELSPSPPPLHPSTPQSTDSQPTVSEVSTPKRKKAEPEAQQPLRRSTRHASGGDRLSESSASPQPKRRHAETPAPLPKLFLHLDKKTPVHSGSSSPLTLTPSKEGSSMLSGREGRRNNELNEVLCWKLTPDNYPQSDQPPPPSYMYGSQHLLRLFVKLPEILGKMHIPDKNLKALVKHLELFLRFLAEFHEDFFPESAYVSASEAHYSMKHPRAIY, from the exons ATGAACTCTCGGGGAATGAAATTTAAATTTCACAAAGGAGAGAAAGTCCTCTGCTTCGAACCAGATCCAACAAAGGCCAAAGTGCTTTACGATGCTAAG GTTGTAGATGTTGTCAGTGGAAAAGATGAAAAGGGTAGGAAAGTCCCAGAGTATCTAATTCACTTTAATGGTTGGAACAGAAG TTGGGATAGATGGGCAGCAGAGGGTCATGTCCTTCGTGACACGGATGAAAACCGCACATTACAACGTAAACTGGCCAGAAAAGCTGTGGCTCGCAT GAGGAGAAAGGGAAGAAGGAAGCGACGCTGTCGTCTGCCTGGTGTTGACTCTGTGTTAAAAACTCTTCCTGAAGAGGAAAAAGAGGAAAATGATGACAATT CTTTAATTTCGTCTTCTGAAGACAGTGATGAGGACGATTCTGATGACGACGAATCATTAAAAAGTGAGGAGAGTGATCTTGAAGAAACTGCAGAAATG AACGAGGATCAGTTCATACTTGGACAGGTTAGTCCATCCATTGCCCAGCTGATCCATCTGGATCAGTCCCTCAGAAATCCATGGCAAGGGCCTATT AAAGAAGATCAAGACATTCACCCTAAAAAGGACATGGAGGATAAAGCAATAAACATAGAAATCCCTGAGGTCTTGAAGAAGAAGCTGGAAGATGATTGTTACTACATTAACAAGAGAAAAAAG CTGGTGAAACTTCCTTGCCAGATGAACATTGTCAACATCTTGGAGTCCTACGTGAAACATTTTGCGATTAATGCAGCTTTTTCAGCAAATGAAAGATGCCGGCATCATCTGACTACCTCGCAGATTAATCTAAATCCTCATTATGTCCCACCAGAAAAGAA TGTTGAACTTTGTAAAGAAATGGTGGATGGTTTGCGGATTACCTTTGACTTCACACTTCCAATGATCCTGCTGTACCCTTATGAACATGCCCAGTTCAAGAAGGTGACGTCTTCCAAGTTCTTTCTACCAATCAAAGACAACTCTGCCAGTTCCAGCAG gagcCTTGAAGAGCTGTCTCCTAGTCCCCCTCCTCTGCACCCCTCCACACCCCAGTCCACGGATAGCCAGCCCACAGTGAGCGAAGTCTCCACGCCCAAGCGCAAGAAAGCAGAGCCCGAAGCCCAGCAGCCACTACGGAGATCGACGAGACACGCATCTGGGGGAGACCGGCTCTCCGAAAGCAGTGCCTCCCCACAGCCCAAGCGCCGTCATGCAGAGACCCCCGCTCCACTGCCAAAGCTGTTCCTGCATTTAGACAAGA AAACTCCTGTTCACAGCGGCTCCTCTTCTCCTCTTACACTGACTCCAAGCAAAGAGGGAAGCTCAATGTTATCGGGACGGGAAGGGAGGAGAAATAATGAACTAAATGAG GTGCTGTGTTGGAAACTGACCCCTGACAATTATCCACAGAGTGATCAGCCCCCTCCTCCATCATACATGTATGGATCACAACATCTGCTCCGCCTCTTTG ttaagCTTCCAGAAATCCTGGGAAAGATGCACATTCCTGACAAAAATCTGAAGGCTTTAGTGAAGCATCTGGAGTTGTTCCTGAG gtTTTTGGCAGAGTTCCATGAGGATTTCTTTCCCGAATCTGCGTATGTATCTGCGTCAGAGGCCCACTACAGCATGAAACACCCACGGGCGATCTACTGA